From Bos javanicus breed banteng chromosome 5, ARS-OSU_banteng_1.0, whole genome shotgun sequence, the proteins below share one genomic window:
- the LOC133248946 gene encoding translation machinery-associated protein 7-like — MSGHEGGKKNPPNQPTKKAKEMDKEDKAFKQKQKEEQKKLEELKDKAKGKGLLATSGMKKSGKK; from the coding sequence ATGTCAGGCCACGAAGGTGGCAAGAAGAACCCCCCAAACCAGCCCACGAAGAAAGCCAAGGAGATGGACAAGGAAGATAAGGCATTCAAGCAGAAGCAAAAGGAGGAGCAGAAGAAACTCGAGGAGCTAAAAGATAAGGCCAAGGGGAAAGGGCTCCTAGCCACCAGTGGAATGAAGAAATCTGGCAAAAAGTAA